In Candidatus Krumholzibacteriota bacterium, a single window of DNA contains:
- a CDS encoding T9SS type A sorting domain-containing protein: protein MRKALVILLGVCLLAAFVGTVSARDIDKSGKRIMRALHENENLENIDQGARSLMTAATVDSYCLAWYDFEQMNWQGWTFLDNTEQIEVFFHVDDFAGLGGGAYGALVPLEGTKSMWCGSRAWDDGRSYAPFIYLCSWEAAPGYGNGWNQHLTTDAFFFNGVVSLGYTAYYDVEGGDFDYVLVEYDAGDDNWIEIANYQGAADTVAIDQFSIANSKTKLRFHMISDGAWSDADGLWDTDGAFIVDDITVSDVGATINYENWEGEALDQKFADGNFWYAKGEDAFGSFCGLGNNLLDKDPCGDNFATQVIFFQGSSYPSSDYPGLFDTPFCTGPGGTAAPCQDESLVSPVIDFTLYSSGRNNVQDTAIPNASAFGGLVYEFTAYRDLPLANLIFYTWGIRTVVDGCPGQWLDRNFVYYGGDKDYIQGGWDISDLYEGDGTDGIQVQIGVADMCDAWFGKYGNCAAHTPSPWLDNVRLYRYETSGPQWAWRDLDFWQDNFAGPDGTGVAVERWVRVDAANDLRDNADPVIDPGDSLVVDCSSPIAGGLRTNDFGGDIGVKEEVYCYVKVTYEGPAPLKTSPLLGSSLEDPSLGNPGTDKYGWYISNDGLWNKFLCPTARTAAGNEADGKYMLDLNDSLFTRGYKIEYYFEAWDLNNESSTLPNTATDPYGNRFEIYCLPTLNTGILYVDDFHGRGTFDGTVQTYFDPAFAAVIPGGIMPDRYDTNGPSSLVSNGLGSRATLDFMLDFYEKVVWDSGNLNSGTITEGTDHSDKSNDADLLYNWLEQKPDGEKANLWVLGDEVANDLAGSEAQIALDFMVTACGVNYLYDSYYDLTGGREAGGVITPLVTGIDIYAGLSYYAFGGCPIINAFDVISATGTGVETLQLPAYESTNYYVGVRNQYTNLFGGTARTSWVGHSFMYVRNGDGGTLARNEFVKKTWEFFLNGVSEDVTGDTTPLTYALGQNYPNPFNPSTTIKFSIANKGHVSLKVYNVAGQLVSTLTNKVWEAGSHDIAWDGTNDLGSSVASGVYFYKLKADNYESTKKMILLR from the coding sequence ATGAGGAAAGCCTTGGTAATCTTACTAGGCGTTTGCCTCCTTGCTGCGTTCGTCGGTACCGTGTCGGCGCGTGATATCGATAAGAGCGGCAAGCGGATCATGAGAGCACTCCATGAAAATGAGAACCTTGAAAACATTGATCAGGGTGCAAGAAGTCTCATGACGGCGGCGACCGTAGATTCCTACTGTCTCGCATGGTATGATTTTGAGCAGATGAACTGGCAGGGTTGGACATTCCTGGACAACACTGAGCAGATCGAAGTCTTCTTCCATGTAGACGATTTCGCCGGTCTCGGCGGCGGAGCCTATGGTGCCCTTGTTCCTTTGGAAGGAACCAAATCGATGTGGTGCGGATCCCGCGCATGGGATGACGGCAGATCGTATGCGCCGTTCATCTACCTTTGCTCGTGGGAAGCAGCCCCGGGCTATGGTAACGGCTGGAACCAGCATCTTACAACGGATGCATTCTTCTTCAACGGCGTCGTTTCGCTGGGATACACCGCCTACTACGATGTAGAGGGTGGAGATTTCGATTACGTTCTGGTAGAGTATGACGCTGGTGATGACAACTGGATCGAGATCGCTAACTATCAGGGCGCGGCTGATACCGTTGCTATTGATCAGTTCTCGATCGCGAACTCCAAAACAAAACTTCGCTTCCACATGATCTCTGATGGCGCGTGGTCAGACGCGGACGGCCTCTGGGATACAGACGGTGCTTTCATCGTTGATGATATCACCGTATCCGATGTCGGCGCTACGATCAACTATGAGAACTGGGAAGGCGAAGCACTCGACCAGAAATTTGCCGACGGTAATTTCTGGTATGCCAAGGGCGAAGATGCCTTCGGTAGCTTCTGTGGTCTTGGCAACAACCTTCTGGACAAAGACCCCTGTGGCGACAACTTCGCGACACAGGTGATCTTCTTCCAGGGTTCATCGTACCCGAGTTCAGATTATCCCGGACTGTTCGATACTCCTTTCTGCACGGGCCCCGGCGGAACCGCCGCCCCTTGTCAGGATGAGTCCCTCGTCTCTCCCGTGATAGATTTCACGCTGTACTCGAGTGGCAGGAACAATGTTCAGGATACGGCGATCCCGAATGCAAGCGCTTTCGGTGGCCTTGTCTATGAATTCACTGCCTATCGCGATCTTCCTCTTGCCAACCTGATATTCTACACCTGGGGTATCCGCACAGTTGTTGACGGATGTCCCGGTCAGTGGCTCGATCGTAACTTTGTCTACTACGGTGGCGACAAAGATTACATCCAGGGTGGATGGGATATCAGCGATCTCTATGAGGGCGACGGAACAGACGGTATCCAGGTCCAGATCGGTGTCGCCGACATGTGCGATGCCTGGTTCGGAAAATATGGAAACTGCGCTGCTCACACACCTTCACCATGGCTTGACAATGTCCGCCTGTACCGCTATGAGACCTCAGGTCCGCAGTGGGCATGGCGTGATCTCGACTTCTGGCAGGATAACTTTGCCGGTCCGGATGGGACCGGAGTCGCTGTCGAGCGTTGGGTCAGAGTAGATGCAGCGAACGATCTCAGGGATAACGCTGATCCCGTAATCGATCCGGGCGATTCGCTCGTAGTCGATTGTTCTTCGCCGATCGCGGGCGGCCTCCGCACCAACGATTTCGGTGGAGATATCGGTGTGAAAGAGGAAGTCTACTGCTATGTCAAGGTGACATACGAAGGCCCCGCGCCTTTGAAGACAAGCCCTCTTCTGGGTTCTTCACTCGAGGATCCCAGCCTGGGTAATCCCGGAACCGACAAGTATGGCTGGTATATCTCGAACGACGGCCTCTGGAACAAGTTCCTCTGCCCGACAGCCCGTACGGCTGCAGGCAACGAGGCTGATGGCAAGTACATGCTCGACCTTAACGACTCTCTCTTCACGAGAGGGTACAAGATTGAGTATTACTTTGAAGCATGGGATCTCAACAACGAATCTTCGACGTTGCCGAACACTGCTACAGATCCTTACGGTAACAGGTTCGAGATCTACTGTCTGCCTACGCTCAATACCGGCATACTCTACGTAGATGATTTCCATGGTCGTGGAACATTCGATGGAACAGTCCAGACCTATTTCGATCCCGCATTCGCGGCTGTCATCCCTGGCGGCATCATGCCGGATCGTTATGACACCAATGGACCGTCTTCGCTGGTCTCCAACGGACTGGGAAGCCGCGCGACCCTCGATTTCATGCTCGATTTCTATGAGAAGGTAGTCTGGGATAGTGGTAACCTGAACTCAGGTACCATTACCGAGGGAACCGATCATAGTGACAAGAGCAATGACGCCGACCTTCTCTACAACTGGCTTGAGCAGAAGCCTGATGGCGAAAAAGCCAACCTGTGGGTACTCGGTGACGAGGTAGCCAATGATCTGGCAGGATCTGAAGCTCAGATCGCTCTGGATTTCATGGTTACGGCTTGTGGCGTCAACTATCTGTACGACAGTTATTATGACCTTACCGGTGGCCGTGAGGCCGGCGGTGTCATAACTCCGCTGGTGACTGGTATTGATATCTATGCCGGACTTTCGTACTACGCGTTCGGCGGATGTCCCATCATCAACGCTTTCGATGTTATCAGCGCGACTGGTACCGGTGTTGAAACACTGCAGCTGCCTGCGTACGAGTCGACCAACTACTATGTTGGCGTTCGTAACCAGTATACCAACCTCTTCGGTGGTACAGCCCGCACCTCATGGGTCGGACACAGCTTCATGTATGTACGCAACGGTGACGGCGGAACGCTTGCCAGGAACGAATTCGTCAAGAAGACTTGGGAATTCTTCCTGAACGGTGTCTCCGAAGATGTTACCGGCGACACGACACCTTTGACCTACGCGCTGGGTCAGAACTATCCCAACCCGTTCAACCCGTCAACGACGATCAAGTTCAGCATTGCTAACAAGGGTCATGTAAGCCTCAAGGTTTACAACGTTGCCGGACAGCTGGTAAGCACGCTTACCAACAAGGTTTGGGAAGCCGGTTCTCATGATATCGCTTGGGACGGAACGAACGATCTCGGTTCTAGCGTCGCAAGTGGCGTCTACTTCTACAAACTGAAGGCAGACAACTATGAGAGCACAAAGAAAATGATCCTTCTCCGCTAA